In a single window of the Palaemon carinicauda isolate YSFRI2023 chromosome 10, ASM3689809v2, whole genome shotgun sequence genome:
- the LOC137648081 gene encoding LOW QUALITY PROTEIN: uncharacterized protein (The sequence of the model RefSeq protein was modified relative to this genomic sequence to represent the inferred CDS: substituted 1 base at 1 genomic stop codon), translating into MEKKRKDFRWTYPLMQVVQVLHNRREYPMMQVVQVLHYWVKDGLSWKDQVQELKEYGIFFSFEEGISYDAGGTSPASLEGISYDAGGTSPASLGKGWTQLRGSSLGTKKDCGVPAVHISKVHFFHDSFFENVHSYFDSAIREILNKWGDREVFQCRDQGANRFSIYRELRSRDNKEDHASTFVSDGRTHKVVVDVQDFMEGDIKVKVWGEKDVVVEGQGQGSFPSRGFCRKFTFPRTVNMAEVTSVLSSDGGTYDRSAKSAHRCIQLTSVNVICQQKVTEETSANNRSGESVSSGCSSASEKSDVVYYCKGCKKKIGGSWHTAPETKTAQRDGVKVPIKMEATTKEVPHVIPYLQEASSDFSRQTEQINTRKTESSTAFAWLSLVLACMVKGVPNLSKDPCPSNINMTGITSVLSSDGVLTIKAPKLKANDKTPVTRHIPVEIEGTTSSSSNASSSTDKDKKDVVYYCRDCNKKFGSWHTASETKSTLTEEVTVPEKFNTSLGTEKIIPVQQKASQTKYITIEQEKQEESKEKSFKEHKDIAVKTNVLQVENKNKNCYEVPVTSGFSILPVSFRGPFFSDSFFRSVHNDFQFAVQKVLSRWGATTSMLIEDNLSAYRKLRLQNLKEETQAVKKTEDKYQFLFFQFVLDVQDFTNGGEVTVKAINDREIVVEGHIGKEGEGSKSLKRFLQRFTMPGNIKLESVSSVISXDGVLTITAPKQPSSVQLKEVIVPMSIEGTEVKDRDIKKTQESQLSSKTCVSSGSDMVSGEHIIPINVEDREVQRTNAERNFKSTEQIMRKSQANKEHIIPVNVEGTSEHARQQSLDAQAELKRKCQEEKRDVRIQQQTGKDQSVIDRVIPVNVEVSSNNTTAQAITHQTDCVIPVNVVGSSGHVNAHTSNNQVKALKESNEDNSAIKQGDKFQFAHQRAQASSTDKKTTTNSQLSGSLACTPLDTHYLSISKKGLFLDDAFFQGYQKNFQEAVKDVLIKSRWFVNNTDCITAYRSLRQSDLKVENQALYAQEDSESFRVSGLHRLSYVAEFGNNSSLSLPF; encoded by the exons atggagaaaaaacgaaaggattttagatggacatatcctctgATGCAGGTTGTACAAGTCCTGCATAATCGG agggaatatcctatgatgcaggtggtacaagtcctgcattattgggtaaaggatggactcagttggaaggatcaagttcaGGAACTGAAagaatatggaatttttttttcttttgaagagggaatatcctatgatgcaggtggtacaagtcctgcatcattgg agggaatatcctatgatgcaggtggtacaagtcctgcatcattgggtaaaggatggactcagttgagaggatcaagTTTAGGGACTAAGAAAGACTGTGGGGTTCCGGCTGTCCATATCTCGAAGGTGCATTTCTTTCACGATTCGTTTTTCGAAAATGTCCACAGCTACTTCGATTCGGCCATTAGAGAAATTCTGAATAAATGGGGTGACAGGGAAGTATTTCAATGTAGGGACCAGGGCGCTAATAGGTTCAGCATCTACAGGGAACTCAGATCGCGGGATAACAAGGAGGATCATGCGTCTACTTTTGTCTCTGATGGCCGAACTCATAAG GTTGTAGTTGATGTCCAAGACTTCATGGAAGGTGACATCAAGGTGAAGGTCTGGGGAGAGAAGGACGTTGtcgttgaaggtcaaggtcagggcTCCTTCCCCTCCAGAGGATTCTGCAGGAAATTTACTTTCCCGAGAACCGTCAACATGGCTGAAGTCACCTCAGTACTCTCCTCCGACGGGGGTACTTACGATCGAAGCGCCAAAAGTG CCCATAGATGTATACAGCTAACA AGTGTCAATGTCATCTGCCAACAGAAAGTGACAGAAGAAACCTCTGCAAACAACAGGAGCGGTGAAAGCGTCTCATCGGGATGTTCTTCTGCTTCCGAGAAAAGTGACGTGGTCTATTATTGCAAAGGCTGCAAGAAGAAGATAGGAGGATCATGGCACACGGCACCAGAGACAAAAACAGCTCAGCGAGATGGAGTGAAAGTGCCAATAAAGATGGAAGCTACCACGAAGGAAGTTCCCCATGTCATTCCTTATCTTCAAGAGGCGTCTTCTGACTTTAGCAGGCAGACTGAACAGATCAACACTAGGAAAACTGAGTCATCTACAgcctttgcctggctctccctggtcctagcttgtatg GTCAAGGGAGTCCCAAACCTGTCGAAGGATCCTTGCCCAAGTAACATCAACATGACTGGGATCACCTCAGTGCTCTCCTCCGACGGGGTGCTGACAATCAAAGCACCGAAATTG AAGGCAAATGACAAAACTCCGGTAACCAGACACATCCCAGTGGAAATTGAGGGCACTACCTCATCTAGCAGCAATGCCAGTTCAAGCACAGATAAAGATAAAAAGGACGTCGTTTATTACTGCAGAGATTGCAACAAGAAGTTTGGGTCTTGGCACACGGCATCAGAAACCAAATCTACTCTGACAGAAGAAGTGACAGTACCAGAAAAGTTCAACACATCTTTAGGGACTGAGAAAATTATCCCAGTTCAGCAAAAAGCATCACAAACAAAATATATCACGATAGAACAAGAAAAACAGGAAGAGAGTAAAGAGAAGAGCTTTAAAGAACACAAGGACATTGCAGTGAAGACAAATGTCTTGCAGGTTGAGAACAAGAATAAGAATTGTTATGAAGTTCCCGTTACGTCTGGTTTCAGTATCCTTCCAGTTTCTTTCAGAGGACCTTTCTTTAGTGACTCGTTTTTCAGAAGTGTCCACAATGATTTCCAGTTTGCAGTCCAAAAAGTTCTCTCCAGGTGGGGAGCAACAACTTCTATGCTCATTGAAGATAACTTGTCTGCCTACAGAAAACTTCGGCTACAAAACCTAAAAGAAGAGACCCAAGCTGTGAAGAAGACAGAAGATAAG TATCAATTTCTCTTCTTTCAGTTTGTACTGGACGTTCAGGACTTTACGAATGGTGGTGAAGTTACAGTGAAGGCCATAAACGACAGAGAGATTGTGGTAGAAGGTCACATagggaaggaaggagaaggatCAAAATCTTTAAAACGTTTTTTGCAACGTTTCACTATGCCAGGAAATATCAAGCTTGAATCTGTCTCTTCAGTAATATCTTAAGATGGAGTACTTACAATCACTGCTCCTAAGCAG CCTTCATCTGTTCAATTGAAAGAAGTTATCGTCCCAATGAGTATAGAAGGAACAGAAGTCAAGGATAGAGACATCAAGAAGACACAAGAAAGCCAACTTTCTTCCAAGACTTGTGTCTCATCAGGTAGTGACATGGTTTCTGGCGAGCATATTATTCCTATCAATGTTGAAGACAGAGAGGTACAGAGAACAAAcgctgaaagaaatttcaaaagtaCAGAGCAGATAATGCGAAAAAGTCAGGCCAATAAAGAACATATTATTCCGGTGAATGTAGAAGGAACGTCTGAGCATGCTAGACAGCAAAGTCTAGATGCCCAAGCCGAGCTGAAAAGAAAGTGCCAAGAAGAAAAACGAGATGTAAGAATTCAACAGCAGACAGGGAAAGACCAATCAGTCATAGATCGTGTAATTCCAGTTAATGTAGAAGTCTCCTCAAACAACACCACGGCACAAGCAATAACTCACCAAACGGACTGCGTTATTCCAGTTAATGTGGTAGGATCATCTGGGCATGTTAACGCACACACTTCCAACAACCAAGTAAAGGCACTTAAGGAAAGCAATGAAGATAATTCGGCCATCAAGCAGGGTGACAAGTTTCAGTTTGCTCATCAGAGAGCCCAGGCTTCTAGCACTGATAAGAAAACTACCACTAATAGTCAACTTTCAGGCAGCCTTGCATGCACGCCATTAGACACTCACTACCTCTCTATTTCCAAAAAAGGTCTCTTCCTTGATGATGCTTTCTTCCAAGGCTACCAGAAGAACTTCCAGGAAGCAGTTAAAGATGTACTCATCAAGTCTAGGTGGTTTGTGAACAACACAGACTGCATAACAGCCTACAGAAGTCTTCGTCAAAGTGACCTGAAAGTTGAGAATCAAGCTCTGTATGCCCAAGAAGACAGTGAATCCTTTAGGGTTAGTGGACTCCACAGATTGTCGTATGTTGCTGAATTTGGAAATAATAGTAGTCTTAGTTTACCATTTTGA